The Streptomyces sp. NBC_00162 genome window below encodes:
- a CDS encoding amino acid adenylation domain-containing protein: protein MTSRQVDADDATRYRRPVSPTERLYLAAGDTRGDMALRIVVEGDGVIDRRRLRAALAQAAEACPGSRLVRVGAMWSANGPSPRVRYAAPRAGAYADSAPGTVVLPAGPSRRAEPPGCEVLVVPGGEGKVTTTVVFSASHAVMDGHGALTWVREVFRALRGDPARPALDVDTDAGLLRRLGSTGPRPTPRPARRSPLGTAHGGSGPLRTMWLRRTLPGRRPALTARLAQSLTDAARLDTRVMVPVDLRRHRPGIAATGNLSLPLFLDLRPGAEWTAAHTHLVTALAEGRELATGFETALAVLPPAVTAGLLRTAQAVALRTDRYLASAVVSHLGRLDLTELSGGGFKASTAYALPVHAPLVPLSLVAAETGTATEITLGVRGRGPDLAARAAELLDTTLAGLDDRPAAGARRAGPDAAAERPAPSVARPDEAVPDEAVPDGAVPGPTVVDVFRAQAARTPDAPALDGPEGVVTYAELDRRSDAVAAGLGRRGVGREDLVGLVVDRTPAGVCALWGVLKAGAAYVPLDSGHPGARIREILEGSAAGLCLTRRHLVGELAPFVPGTLLAVEDLLEGPGPHTAAAVAGAVRDAEPRAAAEVRPGDLAYVIHTSGSTGRPKGVQIEHGSLMGFVRWMTGVCRVTGRTRFGFASSYAFDISCFPLFLPLLAGGTVVLAPGTPSPAVLRALVVEHLVDSLALTPSHLALLGAASGGPAHSLRTLVLGGEPLTRAAVRSAHAAFGAGCRVINAYGPTEATVAVLAHTVDGGESGATVPIGLPGPYARVELVGEDDETIGSGPGDIGRTGEIVVRGVQVARGYLGPAAVRRSPFTTGPDGVRAYRTGDLGRRLAGGAVEFAGRIDEQVKIAGHRVEPAEVVAALEAHVAVHRAVVLPRRRPHSTAAVLCAYVLPHAGHLEASATHTDLARVLRSELARTLPAHLVPAHVVVVDTLPGTVSGKTDLDALPDPFTRTTQSAAPPADSVEARVRHHWAAILGVDGTLLSADSDFHVLGGDSLALVEMLTAVSSDLLSPGQAQWFTSGLDCLVGNLTLEQVCSRLAAAREEAAA from the coding sequence ATGACATCCCGTCAGGTCGACGCCGATGACGCCACCCGCTACCGGCGTCCGGTGTCGCCCACCGAGCGCCTCTACCTCGCCGCCGGGGACACCCGCGGGGACATGGCCCTGCGCATCGTCGTCGAAGGGGACGGCGTGATCGACCGCAGACGCCTCCGGGCAGCCCTGGCCCAGGCCGCCGAGGCATGTCCGGGCTCCCGGCTCGTGCGCGTCGGGGCGATGTGGAGCGCCAATGGGCCGTCGCCGCGGGTGCGGTACGCCGCACCGCGCGCCGGTGCGTACGCCGACTCGGCACCGGGGACGGTCGTGCTGCCTGCCGGGCCGTCGCGTCGAGCGGAGCCGCCGGGCTGCGAGGTACTGGTCGTGCCCGGCGGGGAAGGGAAGGTGACCACCACTGTCGTCTTCAGCGCCTCGCACGCGGTGATGGACGGTCACGGCGCCCTGACCTGGGTACGGGAGGTCTTCCGCGCCCTGCGGGGCGACCCCGCCCGGCCCGCGCTCGACGTGGACACCGATGCCGGGCTGCTGCGCCGGCTGGGCAGCACCGGGCCGCGGCCCACACCGAGGCCCGCCCGGCGCTCCCCGCTCGGCACCGCCCACGGCGGCAGCGGCCCGCTCCGGACGATGTGGCTGCGCCGCACCCTGCCCGGTCGTCGCCCCGCGCTCACCGCCCGCCTCGCCCAGAGCCTGACCGACGCCGCACGGCTCGACACCCGCGTCATGGTCCCCGTCGACCTGCGCCGCCACCGCCCCGGGATCGCGGCGACGGGCAACCTGAGCCTGCCGCTGTTCCTGGACCTGCGCCCCGGGGCGGAGTGGACGGCCGCGCACACCCACCTGGTGACCGCCCTTGCCGAGGGCCGCGAACTCGCCACCGGATTCGAGACGGCCCTCGCGGTGCTCCCGCCCGCCGTGACCGCCGGTCTGCTGCGCACTGCCCAGGCCGTGGCGCTGCGTACCGACCGGTATCTCGCCTCGGCCGTCGTCTCCCACCTCGGCCGCCTGGACCTGACCGAACTCTCCGGCGGTGGTTTCAAAGCGTCCACGGCCTACGCGCTGCCCGTACATGCTCCGCTGGTCCCGCTCTCCCTGGTAGCGGCCGAGACCGGCACTGCCACCGAGATCACGCTGGGCGTCCGGGGCAGGGGCCCGGACCTCGCCGCCCGTGCGGCGGAGTTGCTGGACACGACCCTGGCCGGTCTCGACGACAGGCCGGCGGCGGGGGCCCGCCGGGCCGGGCCGGACGCGGCGGCCGAGCGCCCCGCGCCGTCGGTGGCGCGGCCGGATGAGGCCGTCCCGGATGAGGCCGTCCCGGATGGGGCCGTTCCCGGGCCCACCGTCGTGGACGTCTTCCGTGCCCAGGCCGCCCGCACCCCTGACGCGCCCGCGCTCGACGGACCCGAAGGCGTGGTCACGTACGCCGAGCTCGACCGGCGCTCCGACGCGGTCGCGGCCGGGCTCGGGCGGCGCGGCGTCGGACGAGAGGACCTGGTGGGACTCGTCGTCGACCGCACTCCCGCCGGAGTGTGCGCCCTGTGGGGCGTCCTCAAGGCAGGCGCCGCCTACGTGCCGCTCGACTCCGGTCATCCCGGCGCACGGATCAGGGAGATCCTCGAGGGATCCGCCGCCGGACTGTGCCTGACCCGGCGACACCTGGTCGGGGAACTCGCCCCTTTCGTGCCCGGGACCCTGCTCGCCGTCGAGGATCTCCTCGAGGGTCCTGGCCCGCACACCGCCGCGGCGGTCGCCGGCGCGGTCCGTGACGCCGAACCCAGGGCCGCCGCAGAAGTACGGCCCGGGGACCTCGCGTACGTCATCCACACGTCCGGTTCCACCGGCCGCCCCAAGGGCGTGCAGATCGAGCACGGCAGCCTCATGGGATTCGTCCGCTGGATGACCGGCGTCTGTCGGGTCACCGGTCGCACCCGATTCGGCTTCGCCTCCTCCTACGCTTTCGACATCTCCTGCTTCCCCCTCTTCCTGCCCCTGCTGGCCGGCGGTACGGTCGTCCTCGCGCCCGGCACGCCCTCGCCCGCCGTCCTGCGTGCTCTCGTCGTCGAGCACCTCGTGGACTCCCTCGCGCTCACGCCTTCCCACCTCGCCCTCCTCGGCGCCGCGAGCGGCGGCCCCGCGCACTCCCTGCGCACCCTGGTGCTGGGCGGAGAGCCCCTCACCCGCGCTGCTGTACGGTCCGCGCACGCCGCCTTCGGGGCCGGCTGCCGTGTGATCAACGCGTACGGGCCCACCGAGGCGACCGTCGCCGTGCTCGCCCACACCGTGGACGGCGGCGAGAGCGGCGCCACCGTCCCGATCGGCCTTCCCGGCCCGTACGCACGGGTCGAACTCGTCGGCGAGGACGACGAGACCATCGGCAGCGGACCGGGCGACATCGGCCGCACCGGCGAGATCGTCGTACGCGGGGTCCAAGTGGCCCGCGGCTACCTCGGCCCGGCCGCCGTCCGTCGCTCACCCTTCACCACCGGCCCCGACGGCGTCCGCGCCTATCGCACCGGTGACCTCGGCCGCCGACTGGCCGGCGGCGCCGTCGAGTTCGCCGGGCGCATCGACGAGCAGGTCAAGATCGCCGGGCATCGCGTCGAGCCCGCCGAGGTCGTCGCCGCCCTCGAAGCCCACGTTGCCGTCCACCGGGCGGTCGTCCTGCCCCGCCGCCGCCCGCACTCGACGGCGGCCGTGCTCTGCGCATACGTTCTGCCGCACGCCGGGCACCTCGAGGCCTCCGCGACACATACGGACCTGGCCCGCGTCCTGCGGTCCGAGCTCGCCCGGACCCTGCCCGCGCACCTCGTCCCCGCCCATGTCGTCGTGGTCGACACGCTGCCCGGCACGGTCAGCGGCAAGACCGATCTCGACGCCCTCCCCGACCCCTTCACCCGTACCACGCAGTCCGCCGCACCCCCGGCGGACAGTGTGGAGGCGCGTGTCAGGCATCACTGGGCGGCCATCCTCGGCGTTGACGGCACGCTGCTGTCGGCGGACTCCGACTTCCACGTCCTGGGCGGCGATTCCCTGGCCCTCGTCGAGATGCTCACCGCCGTCTCCTCCGACCTGCTGAGCCCCGGCCAGGCCCAGTGGTTCACCAGCGGCCTCGACTGCCTGGTAGGGAACCTGACGCTCGAGCAGGTCTGTTCGCGGCTGGCCGCCGCCCGAGAGGAGGCCGCCGCATGA
- a CDS encoding NAD-dependent epimerase/dehydratase family protein, translated as MAVPVKILVTGASGFLGGHLVEGALRQGHLVRALVRPGSDAVRLRSLPGVEVVTGDLTDGGSLGRAAEGCEAVLHSAARVVDHGSRAQFQAANVTGTLRLLAEARSAGARRFVFVSSPSALMRVREGDRFGIDESTPYPERWFNQYCETKAIAEQYVRAADGPEFTTCAVRPRGIWGPRDHAGFLPRMVEAMRAARLPDLSGGKRVLVSLCHVDNAVDACLRAAIAPAGRVGGKAYFVVDREETDLWPFLARVGALFDCPPPAPRIPLLLGRGIAAAVDTGWHLRRRSAGRGGDTDTGPALSRYMMALLTRSATYDTTAARRDLGYAAPRTQADGLRALRNWVTAVGGVAAWTAGPSHSADSVASACPAPRTASDHTEQGNAQS; from the coding sequence GTGGCGGTCCCTGTGAAGATTCTGGTCACCGGAGCATCCGGGTTCCTGGGCGGGCACCTGGTCGAGGGTGCCCTGCGCCAAGGCCATCTGGTCCGCGCCCTCGTACGGCCCGGCAGCGATGCGGTACGGCTGCGCTCCCTGCCCGGCGTCGAGGTCGTTACCGGTGATCTCACCGACGGCGGTTCCCTCGGGCGGGCGGCAGAGGGCTGCGAGGCGGTGCTGCACAGCGCGGCACGGGTCGTCGACCACGGCAGCCGCGCGCAGTTCCAGGCCGCCAATGTCACCGGCACGCTGCGGCTGCTGGCAGAGGCGCGGTCGGCGGGGGCGCGGCGGTTCGTGTTCGTCTCCAGCCCGAGCGCGTTGATGCGGGTACGGGAGGGCGACCGTTTCGGCATCGACGAGAGCACTCCGTACCCGGAGCGGTGGTTCAACCAGTACTGCGAGACGAAGGCGATCGCCGAACAGTACGTACGGGCGGCCGACGGGCCGGAGTTCACCACCTGCGCCGTGCGCCCGCGTGGCATCTGGGGCCCGCGCGACCACGCCGGATTCCTGCCGCGCATGGTCGAGGCCATGCGTGCGGCCCGGCTGCCGGATCTCTCGGGCGGCAAGCGGGTCCTGGTGTCGCTGTGCCACGTCGACAACGCGGTGGACGCCTGCCTGCGGGCCGCGATCGCGCCTGCCGGGCGGGTCGGCGGCAAGGCCTACTTCGTCGTGGACCGCGAGGAGACGGACCTGTGGCCCTTCCTGGCCCGGGTCGGCGCCCTCTTCGACTGCCCGCCGCCCGCCCCGCGTATACCGCTCCTCCTCGGCCGCGGGATCGCCGCGGCAGTCGACACCGGATGGCACCTGCGCCGCCGATCCGCGGGAAGAGGCGGAGACACGGACACGGGTCCAGCACTGAGCCGCTACATGATGGCGCTGCTGACCCGGTCGGCGACGTACGACACCACTGCCGCCCGTCGCGACCTCGGCTACGCGGCTCCGCGTACCCAGGCCGACGGACTGCGGGCGCTGCGGAACTGGGTGACGGCGGTGGGCGGCGTCGCCGCCTGGACCGCCGGCCCGTCCCACTCCGCCGACTCCGTCGCATCGGCCTGCCCGGCGCCGCGCACCGCATCCGACCACACCGAACAAGGGAACGCCCAGTCATGA
- a CDS encoding 3-oxoacyl-ACP synthase III family protein: MSTTEYSRIEALGVCLPAAVQTTPQLAARVPGLGDVDIEKITGIAERRVYDPEPAAGEDSFGMALTAARDALASSRYRAADLDIVISASITRFKDGGRFTFEPSFASMLARELGARSAIHFDVSNACAGMMTGVWLLDRMIRSGAVRRGLVVSGEQATRVAQTAAREMTDSYDPQFASLSVGDSAAAVVLDASADPADRIHYIELMTCSEYSHLCMGMPSDRTPGIALYTDNKKMHNRDRLRLWPRFHGDFLAKRGREFAGEEFDYVIQHQVGTRFIDYANQMAEAEFGTPMPASLSVVERYGNTATTSHFLTLCEHLRTGSARPGAKFLLVPAASGVVTGALSATLTNVGV, translated from the coding sequence ATGAGCACGACCGAATACAGCCGAATAGAAGCCTTAGGCGTCTGCCTGCCGGCAGCCGTACAGACCACCCCTCAACTCGCCGCCCGGGTCCCGGGGCTGGGGGACGTGGACATCGAGAAGATCACCGGGATCGCCGAGCGGCGCGTGTACGACCCCGAACCGGCCGCCGGCGAGGACTCGTTCGGGATGGCCCTGACCGCCGCCCGGGACGCCCTGGCGTCCTCCCGCTACCGGGCCGCCGACCTCGACATCGTCATCTCCGCCTCGATCACGCGGTTCAAGGACGGCGGCCGCTTCACCTTCGAGCCTTCCTTCGCCTCGATGCTCGCGAGGGAGCTGGGGGCCCGCTCCGCCATCCACTTCGACGTCTCCAACGCCTGTGCCGGCATGATGACCGGCGTCTGGCTGCTCGACCGGATGATCCGCTCCGGTGCGGTCCGGCGAGGCCTGGTCGTCAGCGGCGAGCAGGCCACCCGCGTCGCACAGACCGCCGCACGGGAGATGACCGACTCCTACGACCCGCAGTTCGCCTCGCTCTCCGTCGGCGACTCGGCGGCCGCGGTCGTCCTGGACGCCTCCGCCGACCCGGCCGACCGCATTCACTACATCGAGCTGATGACCTGCTCCGAGTACTCCCACCTGTGCATGGGCATGCCGAGCGACCGCACCCCGGGCATCGCCCTGTACACAGACAACAAGAAGATGCACAACCGCGACCGGCTCAGGCTGTGGCCGCGGTTCCACGGAGACTTCCTGGCCAAGAGGGGGCGGGAGTTCGCCGGTGAGGAGTTCGACTACGTCATCCAGCACCAGGTTGGCACGCGTTTCATCGACTACGCCAACCAGATGGCCGAGGCCGAATTCGGCACGCCCATGCCTGCCTCCCTTTCCGTGGTGGAGCGGTATGGAAACACCGCCACGACATCGCACTTCCTGACACTGTGCGAGCACCTCAGGACGGGCAGCGCCCGCCCCGGGGCCAAGTTCCTCCTGGTGCCGGCTGCCTCCGGCGTGGTCACCGGTGCCCTGTCCGCGACGCTCACGAACGTGGGGGTGTGA
- a CDS encoding AMP-binding protein — protein sequence MRSTRSATGQPADHAAEHLATVTGTVAGWLEWNARAFPEKPAVIHPDGRGSRYRTLTYGRLQETVEMLARGFERAGITRGTKTVLMAPPGPELFALTFALFRVGAVPVVVDPGMGVRRMLHCYRAVGAEAFIGPPVAQLVRVLSRRTFAAVRVPITLGRCRLGRGHTLAALRATSGTGRHEEAAALTGGDDLLMIGFTTGSTGPAKGVEYTHRMALSIARQIEAVHGRTRDDVSLVTMPFYGVLDLVYGSTLVLAPLAPARVARADPALIVDALERFRVTTMFASPALLRNLAGHLTGTARGRHPLPDLNCVVSGGAPVPDAVVAALRRVLDEKARIHVTYGATEALPITSIEAAGILGDRDRDRDRDRDRDRDGDGGSGSGGDRAGTAARSAAGEGTCVGQPVPGTRVTIAPVTDGPLARLDSETSLPAGRVGEILVHGDSVSRRYHRAPQCDAAHKVTEERPGGEAPRVWHRTGDLGRLDDEGRLWFCGRAAQRVRTAYRDLHTVRCEGVFNAHPLVRRTALVGIGPAGAQRPVVCVETETGAEGAALDDAGWTNLVAELRAMAEAHAPTTGIQEFLRHPGFPVDIRHNAKIGREELAHWAERQQPRTARRRRAVQIVPLAGWAYLVGGAVWAATAGVPDLPALRWLWWADAFLSIGVHAAQVPLALPRGRAAGHGTSSVVGRTMLYGATWWRSL from the coding sequence GTGAGGAGCACGAGGTCAGCTACCGGGCAGCCCGCCGACCACGCCGCGGAGCACCTCGCCACCGTGACGGGGACCGTGGCCGGGTGGCTGGAGTGGAACGCCCGCGCCTTTCCCGAAAAGCCGGCCGTCATCCACCCCGACGGGCGCGGCTCCCGCTACCGCACCCTCACCTACGGCCGGTTGCAAGAGACGGTCGAGATGCTGGCCCGCGGATTCGAGCGGGCCGGGATCACCCGGGGCACCAAAACGGTGCTGATGGCCCCACCCGGGCCGGAGCTGTTCGCGCTCACCTTCGCGCTGTTCCGGGTCGGAGCCGTGCCCGTCGTCGTGGATCCGGGCATGGGCGTACGGCGCATGCTGCACTGCTACCGGGCCGTGGGAGCCGAGGCATTCATCGGACCGCCCGTCGCCCAGCTCGTGCGCGTCCTGAGTCGCCGTACCTTCGCAGCGGTGCGCGTGCCCATCACCCTGGGGCGATGCCGGCTCGGCCGCGGCCACACGCTGGCCGCGCTGCGCGCCACCTCGGGAACCGGGAGGCACGAGGAGGCGGCGGCGCTGACCGGCGGGGACGACCTGCTGATGATCGGCTTCACCACCGGAAGCACCGGCCCCGCCAAGGGAGTCGAGTACACCCACCGCATGGCTCTGTCCATCGCCCGCCAGATCGAGGCGGTCCACGGCCGCACCCGCGACGACGTCTCCCTCGTCACGATGCCCTTCTACGGGGTGCTCGACCTGGTCTACGGCTCCACCCTGGTCCTCGCGCCGCTGGCCCCCGCCCGGGTCGCCCGGGCGGACCCGGCCCTGATCGTGGACGCTCTGGAACGATTCCGCGTCACCACCATGTTCGCCTCACCCGCTCTGCTGCGGAACCTGGCCGGGCACCTCACCGGTACCGCACGCGGCCGCCACCCGCTGCCCGACCTGAACTGCGTCGTCTCCGGCGGGGCCCCGGTGCCCGACGCGGTCGTGGCCGCGCTGCGCCGCGTACTCGACGAGAAGGCGCGGATCCATGTGACGTACGGGGCCACGGAGGCACTGCCGATCACCTCGATCGAGGCAGCTGGGATCCTCGGCGACCGCGACCGCGACCGCGACCGCGACCGCGACCGCGACCGCGACGGCGACGGCGGCAGCGGCAGCGGCGGCGACCGTGCCGGTACTGCGGCCCGGTCCGCCGCAGGCGAGGGGACCTGTGTCGGCCAGCCCGTTCCCGGCACCCGCGTGACCATCGCCCCCGTCACCGACGGCCCTCTCGCCCGCCTGGACTCCGAGACCAGCCTGCCGGCCGGGCGCGTCGGCGAGATCCTGGTCCACGGAGACTCCGTCAGCCGGCGCTACCATCGCGCACCGCAATGCGACGCCGCGCACAAGGTGACCGAGGAACGCCCGGGCGGCGAAGCCCCGCGCGTCTGGCACCGGACAGGTGACCTCGGCCGCCTCGACGACGAGGGACGGCTGTGGTTCTGCGGACGCGCCGCGCAGCGGGTCCGCACCGCCTACCGAGACCTGCACACCGTGCGCTGCGAGGGCGTCTTCAACGCCCACCCTCTGGTCCGGCGCACCGCCCTGGTCGGCATCGGGCCGGCCGGCGCGCAACGGCCCGTCGTGTGCGTGGAGACCGAGACCGGGGCGGAAGGCGCGGCTCTCGACGACGCCGGGTGGACGAACCTGGTCGCCGAACTGCGCGCGATGGCCGAGGCACACGCCCCGACGACCGGCATCCAGGAGTTCCTGCGCCACCCCGGTTTCCCCGTGGACATCCGCCACAACGCCAAGATCGGCCGCGAGGAGCTGGCCCATTGGGCCGAGCGGCAGCAGCCCCGGACTGCCCGGCGCCGGCGGGCGGTCCAGATCGTGCCGCTCGCCGGGTGGGCGTACCTTGTCGGCGGGGCGGTGTGGGCCGCGACCGCAGGGGTCCCCGACCTCCCGGCGCTGCGGTGGCTGTGGTGGGCCGACGCCTTCCTCAGCATCGGCGTGCACGCCGCGCAGGTTCCGCTCGCGCTGCCGCGCGGCCGGGCGGCGGGACACGGGACCTCCTCGGTGGTCGGACGCACCATGCTCTACGGTGCGACCTGGTGGCGGTCCCTGTGA